A genomic segment from Eremothecium gossypii ATCC 10895 chromosome III, complete sequence encodes:
- the VPS13 gene encoding membrane morphogenesis protein VPS13 (Syntenic homolog of Saccharomyces cerevisiae YLL040C (VPS13)), whose translation MLESLAAGLLNRFLGSYVENFDPKQLNVGIWSGDVKLRNLKLRKESLDALNLPIDVEFGFLGDLTLSVPWSNLKNEPVKIIIEDVYVVCRPGDIWDVPPEDQAERELRAKLQKLERLEAINQSRMEAQGETSKDVSFTQSLLTKIVDNLQITILNIHVRYEDTRCVFSEKPYTIGATLSELSAMSTDANWKPSFISITQAITHKLMNLDSICVYWNTDNRSILDEDQDVVIANMKSCIASGDNVPEHQFILRPVSGTGKLTLNKQGSTEEQAHIVAQLFFNEFGVELDDCQYQELLHTMSMFHWYQKTVKYKRHRPSFTPSEKPREFFRYIAECVLSEIHDRNYKCSWAYIKERRQKRNAYVELWKRKLKFGGPELPLPDAKDEEALSNLHRELSYDDIKFFRALARRECAKDKIKEESESPEPVLKESTPGSWFSSWWGSSNNQNNEPVLSITEEQKKELYEAIEFDENKEILDAIDLPRDRVKMRITNLLKKGSLVIKHRSKKYKLCEVVFEQCSAEFLQRSDSFLAKFDLHEMRVEDGSPDTLYKHILSVSDHYTDRSSRAASPSEPFFQLVFENNPLDESADTYVNIKLGSMLVFYHTAYLNELLKFFNPPKKHWDTITAIMSAAEATVEGWTTQTRLGLQALLEEHKTLNLVFDASSTTFIIPLDPQEWSSPCAVLDAGEMHIVSDLVPKERIREITNMSVEEYNKKSSNQLKRLMFDRFHLYLRDTQFLIGPDVKSTISSLSVKRKDNHFCILDRMALEFIVDVSIFPKALNLPRVKTSGKLPKIHLYLNDYQYKILMQLLDKCIPNLEVADEGEPEATHDQYVFLDEFRQHRFTGRDKEVSVLKQTESRLAQMTIAELNQPVFELDLKVDSAQLSLQKCVDGTTMKSQKLVQFYGKDLLMEFKSMAKEMHLDLHLNSLDLEDHIEGSNVPEFRKLATSYNIPDKATKDIFQMSYHKTQRIVSYEGTLIEVFDRDVNITMAALKFVLTPTSVLTMINYALNTFTDPTAELPEDVLRHNEADTIDAPGKINMKLSMDGITVLLNDDSILLATLELSAAELFVLLLPESMKATAKIGGLQLIDKISEGLPTDSIFRQLITVNGDELVELVYETFDPTNNPHEYTSKLDYRTGSMTINIVEHSLHKIINYLAKFQKMKGLFDRARLAAYDQAGSLDAVNNMKLNVFVNAPVIRFPKSVDPKTGTYDDVTFFLGQLFIENVFVKGSNGLVNKLKAGIRRGKFTSLFNLENSVTQKLYMMDDLDIHFDIDNDPKAGSTDPVFKVRGYFEPFSTKITELQLKFMYLLSTRLAESFTIDEIKETDDMEFAAINASSVIGPNAQYKASNDVFKVYKEAARPDPNGIFIDVAFDAPSVSLTLFNQTADVQDVSEHGITEIKLHDFGIKMHMSHVGNLKSEVHIAAFTVEDIRTSKDNKHTMLIPKIEGDNYQFMGFLNRTFMDSTELIDIAITVDSPKVILAMDYLFALKSLFDNAFSVKAPSVVFENSDRKISVDGSTAVASVPDRDSLMKVQYSINVINSQVILLADPSKVDSEAVVFAVGQLLLSDQNILSLSINNVGMFLCRMDTSNDDKIRLLDDCSSALIIDNRNSTKNRMLTEIQGSIGNLVMRLSLRDIRLAISIFNRAMALAKDNGLISEEDRDEQATLATRYGRFSKDFKEKIKRYAPSIVSSVSALSRETGTFLPTPEVVLKAENMDINFSGMRLVLIGDVHELPILDFNVKPFNIDAKDWSSNIDAVATVEAYTNVFNYSRSSWEPLIEAFPVTFHATKGGDNDASFLFEIVSNKIAEVTLTSRTIALFSNISDSLFYPDDTNRVARGAEKPYRILNDTGMDINVWIRDDNCAEGARQLTLLKNGEVIPWEFEDWRAVRESLDTDNSKNILQVELCDPKYKTIIEVDATEEGETLHKLYPPSNNIHNRLVTDLKLCDDNVKLITLRSSLVFENSTYTPLQIKIGFNDEQVCVIEPGQKRSIPIDSVYHSRVLVRPLNDRQYKWSNSVIYWEYLLRRGPQALFCEDEESDSTFHLEAEAKYDPNEPLLKAYPHMSVVISSPLIIENLLPFDMTFILFSRNTRAKNLKRLKKGEKVPIHDISLEDFLLFAVQPIDEGFKWSNEVIINSPRNSEMKPETKVQLKHYSGQKVNLKLHYHQVEGMRAKLISVYAPYVILNKTERDLYIEGDRQCGIMQAPAFIQDGKRVSKPKIFSFDRDDRNKNRARIRFKDTTASIPTSFEAIGQAVDVTMDVPNKDKECNIGIYVTEGNGKYALSKVVEIQPRYIIRNKLDSDIVITETEFVDGTCTLSPGSSMPLYKLRNVVNKQLRMKFLGNDSEWSQPFMIKDVGTTYVKVMRQVSGQILLKVDIYLDNATLFIEVDDANDKWPFSVRNFSDYEFIFWQRDPRIVDDDDDDVDYHREFDSRGYAPLYYRVPPRSVMPYAWDYPSARQKKLVIHGKNRRREIDLNELGNLKPMRLPGANKTDPPLIVDFNIVMDNGVQALVITNYNEELSLYKLRNHQSTSSSLSGSTNNEGFEINENDNEIKMRVSVAFQGVGISLVNTERLQELLYISMKGLELRYNNSEIYQTLTWKLKWIQVDNQLFGGIYQNVLYPTRIPNTTKEMNVHPALSGSISKVKDSTHSSLNFKFATVLLQEMTLQLDEDFLFAVLDFFKIPGASWQRTIPDQLCQEVCELSEPRKTQSDLDVYFEMLHIQPTLLHLSFVRTERINANSEDKKARGTSTIMFFLNVLTMALGNVNNAPIKLSSLMMENVRVSMPTLLEVIQAHYGQQFFYQLHKILGSADFLGNPVGLFNTISSGVKDLFYEPYQGYIMNDRPQELGISLAKGGLSFMKKSVFGLSDSFSRLTGSMAKGLSVATRDSDFQDRRRLQQRQRGAVGFAASASSFMNTIGSGISGVALDPYKGASKEGTTGFLKGLGKGIIGLPTKTAIGVLDLASNVSEGIRNTTTMMDGGHIDRVRLPRHVGLDKVIKPYNAHEAQGQFWLKTANGGQFQSDQYVGHVVLRTEGNVALVSLSRILRISLSTREVLEQADFTDVGGVRLSRNGLHVVLRKPMDHQLFFACTDAEERRYLYKTVAVAVTEFNQRYDSEL comes from the coding sequence ATGCTAGAGTCGTTGGCAGCGGGTTTATTGAATCGGTTTCTGGGCTCTTACGTCGAAAACTTCGACCCAAAGCAACTAAATGTGGGAATATGGAGCGGGGACGTCAAGCTGAGGAACTTGAAGTTGCGCAAGGAGTCGTTAGACGCGCTGAATTTGCCGATTGACGTGGAATTTGGGTTTCTGGGAGACCTGACGTTGTCTGTTCCGTGGTCAAACCTGAAAAACGAGCCTGTGAAGATCATTATAGAGGATGTGTACGTGGTTTGCAGGCCGGGAGACATCTGGGACGTGCCGCCGGAGGACCAGGccgagcgcgagctgcggGCGAAGCTGCAGAAGCTAGAGCGGCTGGAAGCGATCAACCAGTCGCGGATGGAAGCGCAGGGGGAGACGTCGAAGGACGTGTCGTTCACGCAGTCGCTGCTGACGAAGATTGTGGACAACCTTCAAATCACGATTCTGAATATCCACGTGCGGTACGAGGACACTCGCTGTGTGTTCAGCGAGAAACCGTACACCATCGGCGCGACGCTCAGTGAGCTGAGCGCCATGTCCACCGACGCGAATTGGAAGCCAAGCTTTATTTCTATCACGCAGGCGATTACGCACAAGCTGATGAACCTGGATTCTATCTGCGTGTACTGGAATACCGACAACCGATCCATTCTAGACGAGGACCAGGATGTTGTCATTGCTAACATGAAAAGCTGCATTGCGAGCGGCGACAATGTGCCCGAGCATCAATTCATCTTAAGACCTGTCTCAGGAACCGGGAAGCTCACGCTGAATAAGCAGGGCTCTACCGAGGAGCAGGCGCACATTGTGGCCCAGCTATTCTTCAACGAGTTTGGAGTGGAACTTGACGACTGTCAGTATCAAGAGTTGCTCCATACGATGTCTATGTTTCATTGGTACCAAAAGACAGTGAAGTATAAGAGGCACCGCCCGTCATTTACTCCGTCGGAAAAACCGCGGGAGTTTTTCAGGTATATTGCAGAGTGTGTCCTGTCGGAGATACACGACAGAAACTATAAATGCAGTTGGGCCTACATCAAGGAACGCCGACAAAAGCGGAACGCATACGTGGAGTTGTGGAAAAgaaagctcaaatttggAGGGCCAGAACTTCCTTTACCGGATGCCAAGGACGAGGAGGCCCTTTCGAACCTCCATAGAGAGCTATCTTACGACGACATCAAGTTTTTCAGGGCGCTTGCTAGACGTGAGTGCGCGAAGGACAAGATAAAGGAGGAGTCTGAGTCACCTGAGCCAGTTCTTAAGGAGTCGACACCCGGTAGCTGGTTTTCCTCTTGGTGGGGATCATCGAACAACCAGAATAATGAGCCAGTGTTATCAATCACGGAGGAGCAAAAGAAAGAGCTCTACGAAGCCATAGAGTTTGATGAGAATAAAGAAATCTTAGATGCCATTGATTTACCCCGTGATAGGGTAAAAATGCGGATTACTAATCTGCTAAAGAAGGGCTCACTAGTGATCAAGCATCGGTCAAAGAAATACAAATTGTGCGAAGTTGTTTTCGAACAATGTTCCGCGGAGTTCCTACAAAGGTCTGATTCATTTCTTGCAAAATTTGATTTACATGAGATGAGAGTGGAAGATGGCTCGCCGGATACCCTTTATAAGCACATATTGAGCGTGAGCGACCACTACACAGACCGCTCTTCTAGGGCAGCTTCACCTTCAGAACCATTCTTCCAACTTGTGTTTGAAAATAATCCTCTAGATGAATCCGCCGACACCTATGTGAATATCAAGCTCGGCTCTATGCTTGTATTCTACCATACAGCTTACTTGAATGAATTATTGAAGTTTTTTAATCCTCCAAAGAAACATTGGGATACGATCACAGCTATTATGAGTGCCGCAGAAGCTACTGTTGAGGGTTGGACTACTCAAACAAGGCTGGGCCTGCAAGCACTCCTGGAGGAACACAAAACTTTGAACCTAGTCTTTGACGCTTCTTCAACGACATTCATAATTCCGTTGGATCCGCAAGAATGGTCTTCGCCTTGTGCTGTTTTAGATGCCGGAGAAATGCATATCGTTAGCGATTTAGTTCCGAAGGAAAGAATAAGGGAAATAACAAATATGAGCGTTGAAGAATATAACAAAAAATCGTCGAATCAACTGAAACGGCTGATGTTTGATCGTTTCCATCTCTACTTGAGGGATACTCAGTTTTTGATTGGACCTGATGTGAAGTCAACGATATCCAGTCTAAGTGTCAAAAGGAAAGACAACCATTTTTGTATTCTTGATCGAATGGCTCTAGAATTTATTGTTGATGTATCCATTTTTCCGAAGGCATTGAACCTACCTAGGGTTAAAACATCTGGTAAACTACCCAAGATACACCTATACTTAAACGACTACCAATACAAAATATTAATGCAACTGCTCGACAAATGTATTCCAAATTTGGAGGTAGCAGATGAGGGTGAACCGGAAGCAACCCATGACCAATATGTTTTTCTTGATGAGTTCAGACAGCATCGATTCACTGGCAGGGATAAAGAAGTGTCAGTCCTTAAGCAGACCGAGTCGCGCTTGGCCCAGATGACCATAGCTGAACTAAACCAACCTGTGTTTGAGTTAGATTTAAAGGTGGACTCTGCACAACTTTCTCTTCAGAAATGTGTCGATGGCACTACCATGAAATCTCAAAAATTAGTTCAGTTTTATGGTAAGGATCTATTAATGGAGTTCAAGAGCATGGCGAAAGAAATGCATCTTGATTTGCATCTAAATTCTCTTGATCTAGAGGATCACATCGAGGGATCTAATGTGCCAGAGTTTAGGAAACTTGCCACTTCCTATAATATACCTGATAAGGCCACCAAGGACATATTCCAGATGAGCTATCATAAAACGCAAAGAATTGTTAGCTACGAGGGAACTTTGATAGAAGTGTTTGATAGGGATGTGAACATAACTATGGCTGCGCTCAAGTTCGTGTTGACACCAACTTCAGTGCTGACTATGATAAACTACGCACTTAATACGTTTACAGATCCGACAGCTGAATTGCCAGAAGATGTTTTGAGACACAATGAAGCAGATACCATTGATGCTCCGGGAAAAATTAACATGAAGCTCTCAATGGATGGTATAACCGTTCTTTTGAACGACGATTCTATTCTATTAGCGACGCTAGAGCTTTCTGCGGCTGAACTGTTTGTCTTATTATTACCGGAGTCTATGAAGGCCACTGCAAAGATAGGTGGCCTACAACTTATTGACAAAATTAGCGAAGGGCTCCCAACTGACTCAATCTTTAGGCAGTTAATTACAGTCAATGGCGACGAGCTTGTAGAGTTGGTATATGAAACATTTGATCCAACCAATAATCCACATGAGTATACATCCAAGCTTGACTACAGGACGGGATCGATGACTATAAACATCGTTGAGCACTCTCTCCATAAAATTATTAACTACCTGGCTAAATTCCAGAAGATGAAGGGCTTGTTCGATCGCGCCAGACTAGCAGCTTATGACCAAGCAGGTAGCCTGGATGCAGTGAATAACATGAAGCTGAATGTTTTTGTTAACGCTCCTGTGATCAGGTTCCCAAAGTCTGTTGATCCAAAAACCGGGACCTACGATGATGTCACATTCTTCTTAGGGCAATTATTCATTGAGAACGTCTTTGTTAAAGGCAGCAACGGGTTAGTTAACAAGCTGAAAGCTGGAATAAGGCGTGGAAAGTTCACATCCTTGTTTAATCTCGAAAACAGTGTAACGCAAAAGCTTTATATGATGGATGATTTGGACATCCATTTTGATATCGATAATGACCCCAAAGCTGGCAGTACTGATCCTGTCTTCAAGGTCAGGGGATATTTTGAGCCCTTTTCTACCAAAATCACTGAATTACAACTAAAGTTCATGTACTTACTTTCCACACGGCTGGCAGAATCTTTTACAATTGATGAAATAAAGGAAACGGATGATATGGAGTTTGCAGCCATTAATGCAAGCTCAGTTATAGGCCCTAATGCCCAGTACAAGGCATCCAATGATGTCTTTAAAGTATACAAGGAAGCTGCGCGACCAGATCCTAACGGCATCTTTATAGATGTTGCTTTCGATGCGCCTAGCGTATCCCTGACACTTTTTAATCAGACGGCAGATGTGCAAGATGTATCAGAGCATGGAATCACGGAAATTAAATTGCATGATTTTGGGATAAAAATGCATATGTCACATGTAGGAAACTTAAAGTCTGAAGTTCATATTGCCGCCTTCacagttgaagacattaGAACTTCGAAGGATAACAAACATACTATGTTGATTCCAAAAATTGAAGGTGATAATTACCAGTTCATGGGCTTCCTTAACAGGACCTTCATGGACTCTACCGAACTCATTGATATTGCGATCACAGTGGATAGTCCTAAAGTCATCTTGGCAATGGATTATCTATTTGCCCTAAAATCTCTCTTTGATAATGCGTTCAGCGTTAAAGCTCCATCGGTAGTTTTTGAAAACTCGGATCGGAAAATATCCGTCGATGGCAGTACAGCTGTTGCATCAGTTCCGGATCGTGATAGTCTGATGAAGGTCCAGTATTCCATTAATGTTATAAATTCGCAGGTTATTTTGTTAGCTGATCCATCTAAAGTTGACTCAGAAGCTGTCGTTTTTGCCGTTGGCCAACTACTGCTTTCAGATCAAAACATATTGTCACTCTCTATCAATAACGTCGGGATGTTTTTATGCAGGATGGATACCTCAAACGATGACAAGATCAGATTATTGGATGATTGTTCCTCGGCGTTAATTATTGACAATAGGAATTCTACGAAGAATAGGATGTTAACCGAGATCCAGGGATCTATCGGCAACTTAGTAATGCGTCTTTCTTTGAGGGATATCCGATTGGCGATATCTATCTTCAACAGGGCTATGGCTCTTGCAAAAGATAATGGGTTGATAAGTGAAGAAGATCGCGACGAGCAGGCTACCCTTGCAACAAGATATGGAAGATTCTCCAAGGACTTCAAGGAGAAAATCAAGCGCTATGCGCCAAGTATTGTTTCCTCTGTCAGTGCTTTGTCGAGAGAAACTGGTACTTTCCTTCCTACCCCAGAAGTTGTGTTAAAAGCTGAAAATATGGATATCAATTTTTCAGGTATGCGGCTAGTTTTGATTGGTGATGTACACGAACTTCCAATTCTGGATTTTAACGTTAAACCGTTTAATATTGATGCTAAAGATTGGTCATCAAACATTGATGCAGTTGCAACTGTTGAAGCTTATACCAATGTCTTTAACTACTCAAGATCTAGTTGGGAGCCTTTAATTGAGGCATTCCCGGTTACATTCCATGCCACTAAGGGTGGTGATAATGATGCTTCTTTCCTATTCGAGATTGTTTCGAATAAAATTGCCGAAGTTACTCTAACTAGCAGAACGATTGCACTATTCTCTAACATATCAGATTCTTTGTTCTATCCAGATGACACAAACAGGGTTGCGCGCGGTGCAGAAAAACCTTATAGGATCTTAAATGATACAGGAATGGATATCAACGTTTGGATACGTGATGATAACTGCGCGGAAGGTGCTCGGCAGTTGACGTTGTTGAAAAATGGGGAGGTCATACCGTGGGAGTTTGAAGACTGGAGAGCTGTCAGAGAAAGTTTGGATACGGATAATAGTAAAAATATTCTTCAAGTGGAACTTTGTGATCCGAAATACAAGACCATTATCGAAGTTGACGCTACTGAAGAAGGAGAGACGTTGCATAAGCTTTACCCCCCATCCAATAATATCCATAATAGGTTGGTGACCGACTTAAAATTGTGCGACGATAATGTCAAGTTGATAACACTAAGGTCATCTTTAGTTTTTGAGAATTCCACGTATACACCGCTACAAATTAAGATAGGATTTAACGACGAGCAAGTATGTGTGATTGAACCAGGGCAGAAGCGTTCTATACCGATTGATTCGGTTTACCATTCTCGTGTGCTTGTGAGACCGCTAAACGACAGGCAGTATAAATGGTCAAACTCCGTTATATATTGGGAATATCTGCTAAGAAGAGGACCGCAAGCCTTATTCTGTGAAGATGAGGAATCTGATTCGACTTTTCACCTAGAAGCTGAAGCTAAATATGATCCAAATGAGCCGCTTTTGAAAGCGTATCCGCATATGTCAGTGGTTATCTCCTCACCACTAATTATAGAAAACTTGCTTCCATTCGATATGACTTTTATCTTATTTAGTCGAAACACAAGGGCAAAGAATCTGAAGAGGCTAAAGAAGGGTGAAAAGGTGCCAATACATGATATATCTCTTGAGGACTTTTTGTTATTTGCTGTACAACCAATCGATGAAGGGTTTAAGTGGTCTAACGAAGTAATTATCAATTCTCCTAGAAATTCGGAGATGAAACCTGAAACTAAGGTGCAGCTAAAACATTATTCGGGTCAAAAAGTAAACTTGAAGTTACACTACCACCAAGTGGAGGGTATGCGAGCAAAGTTGATAAGCGTATATGCACCTTATGTTATTTTGAACAAAACAGAGCGTGACTTATACATCGAAGGGGATAGGCAATGTGGTATTATGCAGGCTCCTGCCTTTATACAAGACGGCAAAAGAGTCAGCAAACCAAAAATATTTTCCTTTGATAGAGATGACAGGAATAAGAACAGGGCACGGATCAGATTTAAAGATACAACTGCTAGTATTCCCACTTCTTTTGAGGCTATTGGTCAGGCTGTTGATGTGACAATGGATGTTCCTAACAAAGATAAGGAATGTAATATTGGGATTTATGTGACAGAAGGTAATGGTAAGTATGCTTTGTCAAAGGTTGTTGAAATTCAACCCCGTTATATTATCCGTAATAAACTTGACTCGGATATTGTAATTACGGAAACTGAATTTGTGGATGGAACCTGCACGCTTTCGCCCGGTTCCTCGATGCCGTTATACAAGTTAAGAAACGTGGTCAACAAGCAATTGAGAATGAAGTTCTTGGGAAATGACTCCGAATGGTCACAACCTTTTATGATTAAAGATGTCGGTACTACATATGTCAAAGTGATGCGGCAAGTTAGTGGCCAAATATTATTAAAAGTTGACATCTATCTTGATAACGCTACGCTGTTTATTGAAGTTGATGATGCCAATGATAAGTGGCCATTTTCCGTAAGGAATTTCAGCGATTATGAGTTTATATTTTGGCAACGTGATCCTAGGATTGTTGATGATGACGATGACGATGTGGACTATCATCGTGAATTTGATAGCCGCGGATACGCTCCATTGTATTACCGCGTTCCACCGAGAAGTGTGATGCCATACGCATGGGATTACCCTAGCGCTAGACAAAAGAAGCTTGTTATACATGGGAAAAACAGGAGGAGGGAAATTGACCTGAATGAGCTCGGTAACCTGAAACCTATGAGGTTACCTGGAGCAAATAAGACTGATCCGCCATTAATTGTTGATTTTAACATTGTAATGGACAATGGGGTGCAGGCATTGGTGATCACAAATTATAATGAGGAATTGAGCTTGTATAAACTCCGCAATCATCAGTCAACTTCCAGTTCACTTTCAGGCAGTACAAACAACGAAGGGTTTGAGATCAATGAAAATGATAATGAGATCAAGATGCGGGTATCTGTTGCATTCCAAGGTGTCGGTATCTCCTTAGTTAATACTGAAAGGCTGCAGGAACTATTATACATTAGTATGAAGGGACTAGAATTGCGTTACAATAACTCTGAAATATACCAAACTTTGACTTGGAAACTGAAATGGATCCAGGTTGATAACCAGCTCTTTGGCGGTATTTACCAAAACGTACTGTACCCTACAAGGATTCCGAATACTACGAAGGAAATGAATGTGCATCCTGCTCTTTCCGGATCCATTTCAAAAGTCAAAGATAGCACCCATAGCTCTCTTAACTTCAAATTTGCTACGGTATTGTTACAAGAAATGACACTCCAATTAGACGAAGACTTCCTATTTGCAGTACTTGACTTCTTTAAGATACCTGGTGCGTCATGGCAGCGAACAATACCGGACCAACTCTGCCAGGAAGTATGTGAACTATCTGAACCACGGAAGACTCAAAGTGATTTGGATGTTTACTTTGAGATGCTTCACATTCAACCTACTTTGCTGCATTTATCATTCGTTCGCACTGAAAGGATCAATGCAAACTCAGAAGATAAAAAAGCTCGTGGAACAAGTACTATTATGTTTTTCCTAAATGTCTTGACAATGGCGCTCGGTAATGTGAATAATGCACCTATTAAACTCAGCTCTTTGATGATGGAGAATGTGAGAGTATCAATGCCCACCTTACTGGAAGTGATACAGGCGCACTATGGCCAGCAGTTCTTCTACCAATTGCATAAAATCCTCGGCTCCGCAGATTTCCTTGGTAACCCAGTTGGTCTGTTCAATACCATTAGTTCTGGTGTCAAAGATCTATTCTATGAACCGTACCAGGGCTACATCATGAATGATAGACCACAAGAACTAGGCATTAGCTTAGCAAAGGGTGGTCTCAGCTTCATGAAGAAGTCTGTTTTTGGTCTTTCTGACAGTTTCTCACGGCTCACTGGCTCCATGGCCAAGGGTCTTTCTGTTGCAACGAGGGACTCGGATTTCCAAGAccgccgcaggctccaGCAGCGTCAACGGGGCGCTGTGGGATTTGCTGCCAGTGCATCCTCATTTATGAATACTATTGGTAGTGGTATCTCAGGCGTTGCCCTCGATCCATACAAGGGCGCTAGCAAAGAGGGAACCACTGGCTTCCTGAAGGGCCTAGGTAAGGGCATCATTGGCCTGCCTACAAAGACTGCTATTGGAGTCCTAGATCTTGCTAGTAATGTTTCCGAAGGAATACGGAATACAACTACGATGATGGACGGTGGACACATAGATCGCGTGCGTCTTCCTCGCCATGTTGGCCTGGACAAGGTTATAAAGCCGTACAATGCACATGAGGCACAGGGCCAGTTCTGGCTAAAGACAGCTAATGGTGGGCAATTCCAGTCCGACCAATATGTCGGCC